A genomic segment from Luteibacter aegosomatis encodes:
- a CDS encoding SAM-dependent methyltransferase → MNTTVAEDALLPADRAAPGLLGLAERGLLPDPLIRLGIRRLCAQRLDDCRRGGAEADMARHAALLQAVAQAPLAIHTDEANAQHYEVPTAFFQGCLGARLKYSSCYFPTGGETLDDAEEAMLRLYAERAQLADGQDILELGCGWGSLTLWMAERYPHARITAVSNSRSQRAHIEAEARRRGLPHVRVVTCDINTLALPPSSFDRCVSVEMFEHVRNHQALMRRIAEWLRPDGALFVHIFAHRRSAYLFDTDGEDNWMGRHFFTGGMMPATDTLLWFQRDLRIEGQWLVDGTHYERTANAWLANQDRHRDEVMRVLSDAYGSESLARLWFHRWRIFWMSCAELFGYAGGQEWMVSHYRFVPNRDGGRRP, encoded by the coding sequence ATGAACACGACCGTCGCTGAGGACGCGCTGCTGCCCGCCGACCGAGCCGCCCCCGGGCTGCTCGGGCTGGCCGAACGCGGCCTGCTTCCCGACCCGCTTATCCGTCTCGGCATACGTCGCCTCTGCGCGCAACGCCTGGACGACTGCCGTCGCGGAGGCGCCGAAGCCGACATGGCACGCCATGCCGCGCTGCTGCAGGCGGTGGCCCAGGCCCCGCTCGCCATCCACACCGACGAGGCGAACGCGCAGCACTACGAGGTGCCTACCGCGTTCTTCCAGGGGTGCCTCGGCGCGCGGCTGAAGTATTCGTCCTGCTACTTCCCGACGGGCGGGGAAACCCTCGACGACGCCGAGGAGGCGATGCTCCGTCTCTACGCCGAGCGCGCGCAGCTTGCCGACGGGCAGGACATCCTCGAACTCGGTTGCGGCTGGGGTTCGCTCACGCTCTGGATGGCCGAGCGCTATCCCCATGCGCGGATCACCGCGGTATCGAATTCCCGTTCGCAGCGCGCGCACATCGAAGCCGAAGCCCGTCGACGCGGATTGCCGCACGTCCGTGTCGTGACCTGCGACATCAACACCCTGGCGTTGCCGCCCAGCTCGTTTGACCGATGCGTATCGGTCGAGATGTTCGAACACGTACGCAATCACCAGGCGTTGATGCGACGCATCGCGGAATGGCTGCGTCCGGACGGCGCCCTCTTCGTGCACATCTTCGCGCACCGCCGCTCGGCCTATCTCTTCGACACCGACGGCGAAGACAACTGGATGGGGCGTCATTTCTTCACGGGCGGCATGATGCCGGCCACCGATACGCTGCTCTGGTTCCAGCGCGACCTGCGCATCGAAGGGCAGTGGCTGGTGGACGGTACGCACTACGAGCGCACGGCGAACGCGTGGCTCGCCAACCAGGATCGCCATCGCGACGAGGTCATGCGGGTGCTGTCCGATGCCTACGGCTCCGAATCGCTGGCGCGCCTCTGGTTCCATCGGTGGCGCATCTTCTGGATGTCCTGCGCCGAATTGTTCGGGTATGCCGGCGGCCAGGAATGGATGGTCTCGCATTACCGGTTCGTGCCGAACCGCGACGGAGGACGACGCCCATGA
- a CDS encoding DUF1365 domain-containing protein, translating to MTSPASAIYEGIVTHRRHLPRPHAFTYRMAQLYLDLDELDRVFRGRWLWSVDRANLAQFRRGDYLGSPATPLHEAIRERVREHTGHRPTGPIRMLAHLRYAGYVFNPVVFYYCYADDGVDLQAIVAEITNTPWRERHAYVLPVDRAAHRGRAMSWTFDKDFHVSPFMAMERRYDWRFTAPGDDLRVHMKVHRDDACEFDATLALARHPLNGPGLARVLWRYPLMTAQVIGAIHWQALRLWLKKTPVHDHPGHARLVRADHGDSP from the coding sequence ATGACATCCCCGGCCAGCGCCATCTACGAGGGAATCGTCACCCATCGGCGCCACCTGCCGCGGCCGCATGCGTTCACCTATCGCATGGCGCAGCTCTACCTCGACCTCGACGAATTGGACAGGGTATTTCGTGGCCGATGGCTGTGGTCGGTCGACCGCGCCAACCTCGCCCAGTTTCGGCGCGGCGACTACCTGGGTTCGCCCGCGACGCCGCTGCACGAGGCGATCCGTGAACGGGTGCGTGAACACACGGGGCATCGTCCCACCGGCCCGATACGAATGCTCGCCCACCTGCGCTATGCCGGCTACGTCTTCAATCCGGTGGTGTTCTACTACTGCTATGCCGACGACGGCGTCGACCTGCAAGCGATCGTCGCGGAGATCACCAATACGCCGTGGCGCGAACGCCATGCCTACGTGCTTCCGGTGGATCGCGCCGCCCATCGCGGCCGCGCGATGTCGTGGACCTTCGACAAGGACTTCCACGTATCGCCTTTCATGGCCATGGAGCGCCGCTACGACTGGCGCTTCACCGCGCCGGGCGACGACCTGCGCGTGCACATGAAGGTGCATCGCGACGACGCCTGCGAATTCGACGCCACGCTCGCCCTCGCCCGGCATCCGTTGAACGGCCCGGGACTGGCCCGCGTGCTGTGGCGCTACCCGCTCATGACGGCGCAGGTCATCGGCGCCATCCACTGGCAGGCCTTGCGCCTGTGGCTGAAGAAAACACCTGTGCACGACCATCCGGGCCACGCGCGCCTGGTTCGTGCCGACCATGGAGATTCACCATGA
- a CDS encoding RHS repeat-associated core domain-containing protein, with translation MRAAAVPLVEATREKRNKLRIRRLLNFAEFNYVASRNLTQTQINLAGRSNQGKVMRNAAAIERARGFLKGLFHGKWIFAALLLCLAGIAQAKSTYGAPYILVGSIQNDAVYSSVGAGVSAISAVYQKNCPTCTIYVYYYDNNALQQRTAAQVTTQPHTVGTAVWATEYPTSNPEINFGSCNVYSGGNGDEAQDHGAMCQAGNNVQPSSTLVADPINASNGNKYEQVLDFKVGDLAFRRFYNSFNYVAPGSLGAHWRHSFDRVLQLGVVDSDGHTPTSARLIRPDGTVETFQLNNGAWQPLVKSNSLDSMVEEHDASGTLTGYRILMGGPQDTERYDTSGHLLSITSLHGDVTTLEYSTTISADAPALGLLLKVTAPSGRSLSFTYDASARVKSMVLPDGQSLSYAYDGNANLVSVGYPDGKQTTYVYGELAQTANVSQPGKLTGMIDEKGVRFETTKYNSAGWGIATSHAGGADAFSLDYDLGRAWLTSPLGVTTILAFNTSLPLSKISGSSAPCGTTCNQPYKSVAYDTNGWPSSYTDFRGTVTTLAHTVAGLETQRVEAKGQAQQRTTDTTWDETRRLPLQRTIKDASGNLVAKSGWAYNDRGQVVAECAQDPTKPDATAYVCSASGTAPDGVRRTVYTYCDTTDTTTCPRLNLPLTETGPRTDVADVTRYSYYLDTDEGGCGSAGGTCHRAGDLFQATDAMGHVRTIVGYDKAGRIARTKDANGVITDLAYTPRGWLSSRTIRANADGTPSASDAITALTYEPTGMLHSVTDPDGVTVTYTYDDAHRLTDIVDAAGNRVHYTLDASGNRIKEETFDPQNVSRRSLSRTFNTLGQLVKVTDGLGQVTFDATASGSYDANGNLVSAKDALGTIQKIGYDGLDRVVSGVANANGTDASNSSTIKLALDALDQVKSVTDPDGLVTSYGFDGLSNPVSLTSPDTGAQSSTFDAAGNALTQTDANATIATKAYDALGRMTSVSYTDATLNAAFHYDEATSATGCANSFPVGRLTRVVENAVTTVYCYDNQGRVTEQRQTQGTVTDTTDYVYTKAGRLAAVASPSGLVTEYGRDAVGQVTKVTVTPAKGVATTVVIAATYLPFGPVASYTLGSGQTISRSYDANYRFTDIVSPALNLHVARDAVGNIVALGNAAGALPAIETYTYDPLYRLTGAKNASGALVESYTYSKTGDRLTKTAPGLATGTYGYQSGTHRLTTIGTGSRTYDANGSTTGNAGAGVAWGYGYNGRGQMTVLQQAGTTVATYAYDASARRVAKTVDSATTRFAYGPGGLLGEYGGASRDYVWMDDTPVAVVDGSTVTFVHADGLNTPRAVTNVDGAVVWSWAYQGNPFGEQAPTSTSGYTLNLRFAGQYGDRESGFLYNIHRYYDSATGRYIQSDPTGLAAGITTYSYVGGTPLMQIDPDGLEGIGPWTFAPGAQRDEYEAYERSCDTFDYDAFADYVRDNAIDPSIAVSTLATTLGMGTMPKTAAELRGLGIAKTAMNPYTSQLSRWSGRLGTRSLRLIGRTGAGVAAGAIATGATIFEGFYDLSIEGQAATFATKTKVCGCK, from the coding sequence ATGCGCGCAGCAGCGGTGCCGCTGGTGGAAGCCACGCGTGAAAAGCGCAATAAATTACGAATCCGGCGTCTGCTCAATTTTGCCGAATTTAACTACGTCGCATCTCGAAATCTGACACAAACCCAGATTAACCTCGCAGGCCGATCCAACCAGGGAAAGGTCATGCGCAACGCCGCGGCAATCGAAAGGGCTCGAGGTTTTTTGAAAGGGTTGTTCCACGGGAAGTGGATTTTCGCCGCCTTGCTGTTGTGCCTTGCCGGCATCGCGCAAGCCAAATCGACGTATGGAGCGCCATACATCCTCGTCGGATCGATTCAGAACGATGCGGTGTATTCCTCTGTCGGCGCCGGTGTTTCAGCGATATCGGCCGTGTATCAGAAGAACTGTCCCACCTGCACGATCTACGTCTACTACTACGACAACAATGCGTTGCAGCAGCGGACCGCCGCACAGGTCACGACTCAGCCGCATACCGTGGGTACCGCCGTCTGGGCCACCGAATACCCCACCAGTAATCCGGAGATCAACTTCGGCAGTTGCAACGTCTACTCCGGCGGCAATGGCGATGAGGCGCAAGACCACGGAGCGATGTGCCAGGCAGGGAATAACGTGCAGCCGTCGAGCACACTGGTGGCAGACCCCATCAACGCATCGAACGGAAACAAGTACGAGCAGGTACTCGATTTCAAGGTCGGTGATCTCGCCTTCCGCCGTTTCTACAACAGCTTCAACTACGTGGCGCCAGGATCCTTGGGAGCACATTGGCGTCATTCCTTCGATCGTGTGCTGCAGTTAGGGGTGGTCGATTCCGATGGCCATACTCCCACGTCCGCGCGATTGATTCGCCCGGACGGCACGGTCGAAACGTTCCAGCTGAACAACGGCGCGTGGCAGCCTCTCGTCAAGTCGAACTCGCTCGACAGCATGGTGGAAGAACACGATGCGTCAGGCACCCTGACGGGTTATCGCATCCTGATGGGCGGGCCGCAGGATACGGAGCGATATGACACCTCCGGCCACCTTCTGTCGATCACGAGCCTGCACGGTGACGTCACCACGCTCGAATACAGCACCACTATCAGCGCCGATGCGCCCGCGCTCGGCTTGCTCCTGAAGGTAACGGCGCCCTCGGGCAGGTCGCTTTCCTTTACCTACGATGCGTCTGCGCGTGTGAAGTCCATGGTTCTGCCCGACGGGCAGTCGCTTTCGTACGCCTATGATGGCAATGCGAATCTGGTGAGCGTCGGTTATCCGGACGGCAAGCAGACCACCTACGTTTATGGGGAGCTGGCGCAGACGGCGAACGTATCCCAGCCCGGTAAGCTCACCGGCATGATCGACGAAAAAGGCGTTCGTTTCGAGACGACGAAATACAACAGCGCGGGCTGGGGTATCGCCACGAGCCACGCGGGCGGCGCGGACGCCTTTTCCCTGGATTACGACCTAGGCCGTGCGTGGCTGACGAGTCCGTTGGGAGTCACGACCATTCTGGCATTTAATACGTCGCTTCCCCTGTCGAAGATATCCGGTTCGTCGGCACCCTGCGGCACGACATGCAACCAGCCCTACAAATCGGTTGCCTACGATACCAACGGCTGGCCGTCCAGCTATACCGATTTCAGGGGCACGGTCACGACGCTCGCCCATACGGTGGCAGGGCTTGAAACCCAGCGTGTCGAAGCCAAAGGGCAGGCCCAGCAGCGTACGACCGACACCACGTGGGACGAAACGCGTCGCCTGCCGTTACAGCGCACGATAAAGGATGCCTCGGGAAACCTGGTGGCCAAGTCGGGATGGGCATACAACGACCGCGGCCAGGTGGTGGCGGAGTGCGCCCAGGACCCCACAAAGCCTGACGCGACGGCTTATGTCTGCTCGGCATCGGGAACCGCCCCGGACGGCGTCCGGCGTACGGTCTACACCTATTGCGATACGACGGACACGACGACTTGCCCCCGGCTGAACTTGCCTTTGACGGAGACAGGGCCGAGAACAGATGTCGCCGACGTCACGCGCTACAGCTATTACCTCGATACCGACGAAGGCGGTTGTGGCAGCGCGGGCGGAACGTGTCACCGCGCTGGCGATCTTTTTCAGGCGACCGACGCCATGGGACATGTCCGGACCATCGTCGGGTACGACAAGGCGGGGCGCATTGCGAGGACGAAGGACGCCAATGGGGTCATAACAGATCTCGCCTATACCCCGCGCGGCTGGCTGTCCAGCCGAACCATCCGGGCGAATGCGGACGGAACGCCATCCGCTAGCGATGCCATCACTGCCTTGACATACGAACCCACCGGGATGCTCCATAGCGTCACGGATCCGGATGGCGTCACGGTGACGTACACCTACGACGACGCGCATCGACTGACGGACATAGTCGATGCGGCGGGAAATCGTGTTCACTACACGCTGGATGCAAGTGGCAACCGAATCAAGGAAGAGACCTTCGATCCACAGAACGTGTCCCGGCGCTCCCTGTCGAGGACGTTCAATACCCTGGGGCAGCTGGTAAAGGTCACGGATGGCCTGGGTCAGGTGACGTTCGACGCCACCGCCAGCGGCAGCTACGATGCCAACGGCAATCTGGTGTCAGCCAAAGACGCCCTCGGGACGATCCAAAAGATCGGCTATGACGGGCTCGACCGCGTGGTCAGCGGCGTCGCCAACGCCAACGGCACGGATGCTTCCAATTCAAGCACGATCAAACTCGCGCTCGACGCCCTGGATCAGGTCAAGTCGGTGACCGACCCCGATGGCTTGGTCACCAGCTACGGCTTCGATGGTCTGAGCAACCCCGTTTCCTTGACCAGTCCTGATACGGGCGCGCAGTCGTCCACCTTCGACGCGGCGGGGAACGCGCTGACGCAGACCGACGCCAATGCCACGATAGCGACGAAAGCCTATGATGCGCTGGGTCGCATGACGTCGGTCAGCTACACGGACGCCACGCTGAATGCCGCCTTCCACTACGATGAAGCCACGAGTGCCACTGGGTGTGCCAATTCGTTCCCCGTCGGTCGCCTCACCCGGGTCGTGGAGAACGCCGTTACCACGGTGTATTGCTATGACAACCAGGGGCGCGTGACCGAGCAGCGCCAGACGCAGGGCACGGTCACCGATACGACCGATTATGTCTACACCAAGGCCGGTCGTCTGGCCGCGGTCGCCTCCCCGAGCGGGCTGGTGACCGAATACGGACGGGATGCCGTCGGCCAGGTCACCAAAGTCACTGTCACCCCGGCCAAGGGCGTTGCGACCACCGTCGTCATTGCGGCCACCTACCTGCCTTTCGGGCCGGTCGCGAGTTATACGCTGGGCAGCGGTCAGACCATCTCCCGCAGCTACGATGCCAACTACCGATTCACCGATATCGTGAGCCCGGCGCTGAACCTGCATGTGGCGCGGGATGCGGTAGGCAACATCGTGGCCTTGGGCAACGCCGCGGGCGCGTTGCCGGCCATCGAAACCTACACGTACGATCCGCTCTACCGCCTTACCGGCGCGAAGAACGCCAGTGGGGCACTCGTTGAGTCTTACACCTACTCGAAGACCGGCGACAGGTTGACGAAGACCGCGCCGGGTCTGGCCACCGGCACCTACGGGTATCAAAGCGGCACGCATCGGCTCACGACCATCGGCACCGGGTCCCGGACCTACGATGCAAATGGGTCGACTACCGGCAACGCCGGTGCCGGCGTGGCATGGGGCTACGGCTACAACGGCCGAGGCCAGATGACCGTGCTCCAGCAGGCCGGCACGACGGTCGCGACCTATGCCTACGACGCGTCGGCCCGTCGCGTCGCCAAGACGGTCGATTCGGCCACCACCCGGTTCGCCTATGGCCCGGGCGGGCTGCTGGGCGAGTATGGTGGGGCATCACGTGATTATGTGTGGATGGACGACACTCCTGTGGCCGTGGTGGACGGGAGCACGGTGACCTTCGTGCATGCCGATGGCTTGAACACCCCCCGCGCGGTCACCAACGTCGACGGCGCGGTGGTCTGGTCGTGGGCGTACCAAGGCAATCCGTTCGGCGAGCAGGCGCCGACCTCGACCAGCGGTTATACGCTGAACCTGCGGTTCGCGGGTCAGTATGGGGACCGGGAAAGCGGGTTTCTCTACAACATTCATCGCTACTACGACAGCGCGACCGGGCGGTACATCCAGAGCGATCCCACGGGGTTAGCCGCGGGCATAACGACGTACTCTTACGTGGGCGGGACGCCGCTTATGCAGATTGACCCTGATGGTTTGGAAGGGATTGGCCCCTGGACTTTCGCACCTGGTGCGCAGCGCGATGAATACGAGGCCTATGAGCGATCATGTGATACGTTTGATTACGACGCATTTGCAGACTATGTCAGGGATAATGCAATCGATCCATCGATTGCGGTCTCAACGCTCGCCACAACACTGGGCATGGGGACGATGCCGAAGACTGCTGCGGAACTTCGAGGCTTAGGCATCGCCAAAACGGCGATGAATCCTTATACAAGTCAGCTCAGCAGGTGGTCCGGCAGACTTGGCACGCGATCGCTGCGGTTGATCGGCAGAACGGGTGCGGGAGTGGCTGCTGGAGCTATCGCTACTGGCGCAACCATTTTTGAGGGCTTTTACGACTTGAGCATTGAAGGTCAAGCGGCGACATTTGCCACGAAGACCAAGGTGTGTGGCTGCAAATGA
- a CDS encoding DUF1295 domain-containing protein → MSLVVLAVVMIVLMTAGWLWQRRHRNAGIVDVLWTAGVGLAALLMAATANGAAPARLLTGAMGLAWSARLATHLWQRVRCEPEDGRYRYLRSHWHGHQGKFFALFQAQAAIVVLFALPFMAAAANPAPRPVGMALAVVIWTASVVGESVADRQLARHRAQPDQRGKTFRGGLWRYSRHPNYFFEWLHWFAYVALAVGSPLAWLAWVGPIVMYVFVRWLSGVPFTEAQALRTRGDDYRDYQRTTSALIPWFPSSSSGDAHEHDRR, encoded by the coding sequence ATGAGCCTGGTGGTCCTGGCCGTGGTCATGATCGTGCTGATGACCGCCGGATGGCTGTGGCAGCGTCGCCATCGCAACGCCGGCATCGTCGACGTGTTGTGGACGGCCGGCGTCGGGCTGGCCGCTCTCCTGATGGCCGCCACGGCGAACGGCGCGGCGCCGGCACGCCTGCTGACCGGCGCGATGGGACTGGCGTGGTCCGCGCGCCTCGCCACGCATCTATGGCAGCGCGTGCGCTGCGAACCGGAAGACGGCCGCTATCGCTACCTGCGTTCGCACTGGCACGGACACCAGGGCAAGTTCTTCGCGCTCTTCCAGGCCCAGGCGGCGATCGTGGTGCTCTTCGCTCTGCCGTTCATGGCCGCCGCGGCCAACCCCGCGCCACGTCCCGTCGGCATGGCGCTCGCGGTCGTCATCTGGACGGCCAGCGTCGTCGGCGAATCCGTCGCCGATCGCCAGCTGGCCCGCCACCGCGCGCAGCCGGACCAGCGGGGCAAGACCTTTCGCGGTGGCCTGTGGCGTTATTCGCGGCATCCCAACTACTTCTTCGAATGGCTGCACTGGTTCGCCTACGTCGCGCTGGCCGTCGGCTCTCCCTTGGCTTGGCTGGCCTGGGTGGGGCCGATCGTGATGTACGTCTTCGTACGCTGGCTCAGCGGCGTCCCCTTTACCGAAGCGCAGGCACTCCGCACGCGCGGCGACGACTACCGCGACTACCAACGCACCACGTCCGCGCTGATCCCGTGGTTTCCCTCCTCCTCTTCCGGAGACGCCCATGAACACGACCGTCGCTGA
- a CDS encoding acyl-CoA desaturase, translating into MNPVAHSPVSPPRRSRLRSLRLWFDGQAAPVAADDNQIDWWRAAPFLAMHLACAAVVWVGVSPVAIVVAVLLYAVRMFALTGFYHRYFSHRAFRTSRAVQFVFAVIGAACVQRGPLWWAAHHRHHHIHADTPRDPHSPRVHGFLWSHAGWFLTPAAFATDLDRLPDLRHYPELRWLDRYDLVVPVALAVFLYALGAALNAFVPSWGTSGAQLLVWGFFVSTVVLFHATVTINSLAHRFGSRRFSTRDDSRNNPWLAVLTFGEGWHNNHHFFPGSARQGFRWWEIDLTWYGLKAMQACGLVWDLKPVPEWVLAKGKR; encoded by the coding sequence ATGAACCCCGTCGCCCACTCTCCCGTTTCGCCGCCACGCCGGTCCCGCCTGCGCAGTCTTCGCCTGTGGTTCGACGGCCAGGCCGCCCCCGTCGCGGCGGACGATAACCAGATCGACTGGTGGCGGGCCGCGCCCTTCCTGGCCATGCACCTGGCCTGCGCCGCCGTGGTCTGGGTGGGCGTCTCTCCCGTGGCGATCGTCGTCGCCGTCCTGCTGTATGCCGTGAGGATGTTCGCGCTGACGGGCTTTTACCATCGCTATTTTTCCCATCGCGCGTTCCGCACCTCCCGCGCCGTCCAGTTCGTCTTCGCCGTGATCGGTGCCGCCTGTGTCCAGCGCGGCCCGCTGTGGTGGGCGGCGCACCATCGACACCACCACATCCACGCGGACACCCCGCGCGATCCGCATTCGCCGCGCGTCCATGGATTCCTGTGGAGCCATGCCGGGTGGTTCCTGACCCCCGCCGCGTTCGCCACCGACCTCGACCGCCTGCCCGACCTGCGCCATTACCCCGAGCTGCGCTGGCTCGACCGCTACGACCTCGTGGTGCCCGTCGCCCTCGCCGTCTTTCTCTACGCCCTCGGCGCGGCGCTGAACGCGTTCGTTCCGTCGTGGGGAACGAGCGGTGCCCAGCTGCTGGTATGGGGGTTCTTCGTCTCGACCGTCGTACTGTTCCACGCCACGGTCACCATCAATTCCCTCGCCCATCGCTTCGGTTCCCGCCGCTTCTCCACCCGCGACGACAGCCGGAACAATCCGTGGCTCGCCGTGCTGACCTTCGGCGAGGGCTGGCACAACAACCACCATTTCTTCCCGGGTTCGGCCCGGCAAGGGTTTCGATGGTGGGAAATCGACCTCACCTGGTACGGCCTGAAGGCCATGCAGGCCTGCGGCCTCGTATGGGACCTCAAGCCGGTTCCCGAGTGGGTACTCGCCAAGGGGAAGCGTTGA
- a CDS encoding SAM-dependent methyltransferase: protein MNELANESLRDGTAEGSLLDRFLRRQLLGSLATLERGRLVVSDAWGTETLGASLADPADEDIHVDVHDTRFYRLMATHGSVGAADAYIEGYWRCSDLVGLVRLLVRNRDLLDGMETGLARWGGMAMRAWHALRENTRKGSRRNIAAHYDLGNAFFGLFLSDDLMYSSALWTEATDTLEIASTRKLDVICRKLGLAPGMRVVEIGTGWGGFAIHAASRYGCHVTTTTISAEQYRLACERVAEAGLGDRVTVLQQDYRDLEGSFDRLVSIEMIEAIGATYMDTYFAKIGRLLTPQGVALIQAITIEDHRYEQALAAVDFIKRHVFPGSFIPSVSAMLAAKTRSSDLALVHQEDFGLSYARTLEAWRERFLSRLDDVHGQGFDERFARLWEFYLAYCEGGFRERSIGVCHLLLARPQARPAVQGWTA, encoded by the coding sequence ATGAACGAACTCGCCAACGAATCGCTGCGGGATGGAACCGCCGAAGGCTCCCTGCTCGATCGATTCCTTCGCCGGCAACTGCTCGGCTCGCTCGCGACGCTCGAACGCGGCCGCCTCGTGGTGAGCGATGCGTGGGGAACGGAAACGCTGGGTGCCTCCCTGGCCGACCCCGCCGACGAAGATATCCATGTCGACGTGCACGACACCCGCTTCTATCGACTGATGGCGACGCACGGCAGCGTCGGCGCCGCCGATGCCTATATCGAAGGCTACTGGCGCTGCAGCGACCTGGTGGGACTCGTCCGCCTCCTGGTGCGCAACCGCGACCTGCTCGATGGCATGGAGACCGGCCTTGCGCGCTGGGGCGGCATGGCCATGCGCGCGTGGCACGCGCTGCGCGAAAACACCCGTAAAGGAAGCCGACGCAACATCGCCGCCCACTACGACCTGGGCAACGCGTTCTTCGGGCTGTTTCTCTCCGACGACCTCATGTACTCGTCCGCGTTGTGGACCGAGGCCACGGACACGCTCGAGATCGCCTCCACGCGCAAGCTGGACGTCATCTGCCGCAAGCTGGGCCTGGCCCCGGGCATGCGCGTGGTGGAGATCGGCACCGGATGGGGCGGCTTCGCCATACACGCGGCATCCCGATACGGCTGCCACGTCACCACCACCACGATCTCCGCCGAGCAATACCGCCTCGCCTGCGAGCGCGTGGCCGAAGCCGGGCTCGGCGACCGGGTGACCGTGCTCCAGCAGGATTATCGCGACCTGGAAGGTTCCTTCGATCGACTGGTGTCCATCGAGATGATCGAAGCCATCGGCGCGACATACATGGACACCTATTTCGCCAAGATCGGCCGCTTGCTGACGCCGCAAGGCGTCGCGCTCATCCAGGCGATCACGATCGAAGACCATCGTTACGAGCAGGCCTTGGCCGCCGTCGATTTCATCAAACGGCACGTCTTCCCCGGAAGCTTCATCCCCTCGGTCAGCGCGATGCTCGCCGCCAAGACGCGATCGAGCGACCTGGCCCTCGTGCACCAGGAAGACTTCGGCCTGTCGTACGCGCGCACGCTGGAGGCATGGCGGGAGCGCTTTCTCTCGCGCCTCGACGACGTGCATGGCCAGGGCTTCGACGAGCGTTTCGCGCGCCTGTGGGAGTTCTACCTCGCCTATTGCGAAGGCGGCTTCCGTGAGCGCTCCATCGGCGTGTGCCATCTGCTCCTCGCGCGTCCGCAGGCGCGTCCCGCCGTACAGGGCTGGACGGCATGA
- a CDS encoding NAD(P)/FAD-dependent oxidoreductase: MRIAVIGSGISGLACAWMLRNEHEIVLFEANDYLGGHTHTHDVEIEGQRHRVDTGFIVHNPVHYPLLNRLFDELRVASRSTTMSFSVRNAASGLEYNATTLDTLFCQRRNLFSPRFLGMVRDLLRFYREAPAVLDSATDQCLGDYLAEHRYGAAFRDDHLVPMASALWSSPAETILAFPVRYLVRFMANHQMLQVDDRPQWQVVDGGSRTYVDAMRSRWRIDERLACPVGRVTRHTDGVRVHTASGEESFDQVILACHSDQALALLGDATEAERDILGAIPYQLNDTVLHTDASVLPRSRKAWAAWNAFIPATPDAQCTVSYCMNLLQGIASTRPLVVSLNQTAAIDPAHVLRRMTYAHPVYTEATVRAQSRKAEIQGMRGTWFAGAYWGWGFHEDGMRSAVDVVSALQRTDGVAAPDAGRVAA, translated from the coding sequence ATGCGCATCGCCGTCATCGGTTCGGGGATTTCCGGCTTGGCGTGTGCCTGGATGCTGCGCAACGAGCACGAGATCGTGCTGTTCGAGGCCAACGATTACCTCGGCGGCCACACGCACACCCACGACGTGGAGATCGAAGGTCAACGGCATCGGGTGGATACCGGCTTCATCGTGCACAACCCGGTGCACTACCCGCTCCTGAATCGCCTGTTCGACGAACTCCGCGTGGCGTCCCGATCCACCACGATGAGTTTCTCGGTGCGCAACGCGGCGTCCGGCCTCGAATACAACGCCACGACGTTGGATACGCTGTTCTGCCAGCGCCGCAACCTGTTTTCGCCCCGCTTCCTCGGCATGGTGAGGGACCTGCTGCGGTTCTACAGGGAAGCGCCGGCCGTGCTGGATTCGGCGACGGACCAGTGCCTGGGCGACTACCTTGCGGAGCATCGCTATGGCGCGGCGTTTCGCGACGACCACCTGGTGCCCATGGCGTCCGCGCTCTGGTCGTCGCCGGCCGAGACCATCCTGGCGTTTCCCGTGAGGTACCTCGTGCGCTTCATGGCCAACCACCAGATGCTCCAGGTCGACGACCGTCCGCAGTGGCAGGTCGTCGACGGCGGCTCGCGGACCTACGTCGATGCCATGCGCAGCCGTTGGCGGATCGACGAGCGCCTGGCCTGCCCGGTGGGACGCGTGACGCGTCACACCGACGGCGTGCGGGTGCATACCGCATCGGGCGAGGAATCGTTCGACCAGGTGATCCTCGCCTGCCATAGCGACCAGGCGCTGGCTCTCCTCGGCGACGCCACCGAGGCGGAGCGCGACATCCTCGGCGCGATTCCCTACCAGCTCAACGACACCGTGCTGCACACCGACGCCAGCGTGCTGCCGCGGAGCCGCAAGGCATGGGCGGCCTGGAACGCGTTCATCCCCGCGACTCCGGATGCGCAATGCACGGTCAGCTACTGCATGAACCTGCTGCAGGGCATCGCCTCGACGCGTCCCCTCGTGGTCAGCCTCAACCAGACGGCGGCCATCGATCCCGCCCACGTGCTTCGCCGGATGACCTACGCCCATCCGGTCTACACCGAGGCCACCGTGCGCGCCCAATCGCGCAAGGCGGAGATCCAGGGCATGCGGGGCACCTGGTTCGCCGGCGCCTACTGGGGCTGGGGATTCCACGAAGACGGCATGCGCAGCGCGGTGGACGTGGTCTCCGCCTTGCAGCGTACCGACGGCGTGGCGGCACCGGACGCGGGACGGGTGGCCGCATGA